One genomic window of Mesorhizobium sp. CAU 1732 includes the following:
- a CDS encoding MraY family glycosyltransferase, protein MSNLYAHLLNAFLLTIVFIMFLRRVAPELRLVDLPDPRKQHEGAVPLCGGLSIFTAFMLTAIGFSDEMRIPWNMEVGLVLLVLVGAADDRWRLSARSRLCAELAAAIILVAFASNSQINLGTIITENPWLLSSLAGAILSVFFLVGTVNAFNMLDGIDGLAGASAAAALFWLALFSVHSGDGALALQELTVLAAVIGFLVFNMRHPWRPRASVFMGDAGSVMLGAVLAIAVIRLANGENGIPFATLLWVLAVPIVDTLSLIARRTMARRSPFSADRQHLHHLLVDMGVSHARAAGVLTAATVVCGGVGYIGLIAGVRDGVMAFGLLVPFFAHTAFVIFANGHIVPATRGRVGQQPQTFPSILGEKR, encoded by the coding sequence TTGTCGAATTTGTACGCGCATCTGTTGAACGCATTCCTGCTGACCATCGTCTTCATCATGTTCTTGCGCCGGGTCGCGCCCGAGCTTCGGCTCGTGGATTTGCCCGATCCGCGCAAGCAGCACGAAGGAGCGGTGCCGCTGTGCGGCGGGCTTTCGATCTTCACCGCCTTCATGCTGACCGCGATCGGGTTCAGCGACGAGATGCGCATACCCTGGAATATGGAAGTGGGTCTCGTCCTGCTGGTGCTCGTCGGCGCGGCCGATGACCGGTGGCGGCTGTCGGCGCGGTCGAGGCTGTGCGCGGAACTCGCCGCCGCCATCATCCTGGTGGCGTTCGCCAGCAACTCCCAAATCAATCTGGGAACGATCATCACCGAAAATCCCTGGCTCCTCTCGTCGCTCGCGGGCGCGATCCTGTCCGTCTTCTTCCTTGTCGGCACCGTCAACGCCTTCAACATGCTCGACGGCATCGACGGTCTGGCGGGTGCGAGTGCCGCCGCCGCTTTGTTCTGGCTGGCGCTCTTCTCTGTCCATTCGGGAGACGGCGCGTTGGCGCTCCAGGAACTCACCGTCCTGGCCGCCGTGATCGGGTTCCTCGTCTTCAACATGCGCCATCCATGGCGCCCCCGCGCCAGCGTCTTCATGGGCGATGCCGGCAGCGTCATGCTCGGCGCGGTTCTTGCCATTGCGGTCATTCGTCTCGCGAACGGCGAGAACGGAATACCCTTCGCCACATTGCTCTGGGTGCTCGCAGTGCCGATCGTCGATACGCTCAGCCTGATCGCACGTCGGACGATGGCGCGGCGCAGCCCCTTTTCCGCCGATCGCCAGCATCTGCATCATTTGCTCGTGGATATGGGCGTGTCTCACGCGCGTGCGGCCGGCGTGCTCACCGCGGCGACGGTGGTCTGCGGCGGCGTCGGCTATATCGGCCTGATCGCCGGCGTCCGGGATGGGGTCATGGCGTTCGGACTTCTGGTTCCCTTCTTCGCGCACACGGCTTTCGTGATCTTCGCCAACGGACACATCGTACCGGCCACGCGCGGCCGTGTCGGACAGCAGCCGCAAACGTTTCCGTCGATCCTCGGTGAAAAGCGATGA
- a CDS encoding glycosyltransferase family 2 protein, producing MTKNEEANIAACLASVAWSDDVVVLDSYSTDRTVEIARTAGARIVQHAYETENGQRMFGLTQIPFVNAWVYTPDADEITPDDLRDEMLAIAADPTRTEAFFKARFKNMFMGRWIRHASLYPTWITRLVRPDRVRFEREVHSVCVAEGGAGELDAHFIHYSFNNGMDAWYAKHNRYSTVEAQLAAERPRSKVRIADLLSAKGDIRRRALKSLSAGMPFRSTLRFLYMYVLRRGFLDGWPGYAYCKLIANYEFMIVLKTEELRRRANGERI from the coding sequence ATGACGAAGAACGAAGAAGCGAACATCGCGGCCTGCCTCGCATCGGTCGCCTGGAGCGACGACGTGGTCGTGCTGGATTCCTACAGCACCGACCGCACCGTCGAGATCGCGCGCACTGCAGGTGCCCGCATCGTCCAGCACGCATACGAGACCGAGAACGGCCAGCGCATGTTCGGCCTGACGCAGATCCCGTTCGTGAATGCGTGGGTCTACACGCCGGATGCCGACGAGATCACGCCGGACGATCTGCGTGACGAGATGCTCGCCATCGCCGCCGATCCGACGCGCACGGAAGCGTTCTTCAAGGCCCGCTTCAAGAACATGTTCATGGGCAGGTGGATTCGCCATGCGAGCCTCTATCCAACCTGGATAACGCGGCTCGTCAGGCCGGATCGCGTCCGCTTCGAGCGCGAAGTCCACTCCGTCTGCGTGGCCGAAGGCGGTGCCGGCGAACTCGACGCGCACTTCATCCACTACAGCTTCAACAACGGCATGGACGCCTGGTACGCCAAGCACAACCGCTACTCCACGGTGGAAGCCCAGCTCGCCGCCGAGCGCCCGCGCAGCAAGGTGCGCATCGCGGATTTGTTGAGCGCGAAGGGCGACATCAGGCGACGCGCACTCAAGTCCCTGTCGGCCGGAATGCCGTTTCGCTCGACCCTTCGCTTCCTCTACATGTACGTCCTTCGCCGCGGGTTTCTCGATGGCTGGCCCGGCTACGCCTATTGCAAGCTCATCGCGAATTACGAATTCATGATAGTGCTGAAGACCGAGGAGCTTCGGCGGCGCGCGAACGGCGAACGCATATGA
- a CDS encoding putative colanic acid biosynthesis acetyltransferase, translating to MNVHLPRQKPQGLDHSLNRIPASGANRSPLVGGATFPLSHRLTRAVWQVAWFTLARWSPSPLHPLRRGLLRLFGASIHKTAIVRSSATIWWPANLTMGAHASLGPGAICYNVAPVTIDDHAIVSQRAHLCTASHDIDDPEFPLRARPIQIGKKAWVAAESFVGPGVAVGEGAVLGARGVASRNLDPWTVYAGNPAKPVRNRKPQQIVQSSSR from the coding sequence ATGAATGTCCATCTGCCGCGCCAAAAACCCCAAGGGCTCGACCATTCGCTGAACCGCATTCCCGCGTCGGGCGCCAATCGATCACCCCTCGTGGGCGGCGCGACCTTCCCGCTGTCGCATCGCCTGACGCGCGCGGTCTGGCAGGTTGCGTGGTTCACGCTGGCGCGGTGGAGCCCCTCACCTCTCCATCCATTGCGGCGCGGCCTTCTTCGCCTGTTCGGCGCCTCGATCCACAAAACGGCGATCGTGCGCAGCAGCGCGACGATCTGGTGGCCGGCCAACCTCACCATGGGCGCACATGCGTCGCTGGGGCCCGGCGCCATCTGCTACAACGTCGCGCCGGTCACGATCGACGACCACGCGATCGTCTCGCAGCGCGCGCATCTGTGCACCGCGTCGCATGACATCGACGATCCCGAGTTCCCGCTGCGGGCACGCCCGATCCAAATCGGGAAGAAGGCGTGGGTTGCTGCGGAAAGCTTCGTCGGCCCCGGCGTGGCTGTCGGCGAAGGCGCGGTTCTCGGCGCGCGCGGCGTCGCCTCGCGCAATCTCGATCCATGGACAGTGTACGCCGGCAATCCGGCAAAGCCCGTTCGAAACCGGAAACCGCAGCAAATAGTTCAGTCGAGTTCCCGATAG
- a CDS encoding glycosyltransferase — protein sequence MTEVLHTGLRVACNTNRQLRVAMLVGSVSVNGGGVSEAVLSLTKALQARRGVSVDILSIEDDPAILREAGDLRLKLSRRVGPAAFGYAPGLVGELVRGDFDVVHVHGLWMYISVAAMRWAQRTGRPYIVSPHGMLDPWALKNSAAKKWVARKLFEDAHLRGAARIHALCAEEARAMRSAGLTGRLAIVPNGVGRPVDHVEQPAWRTRMRRNAKVLLFLGRVTPKKQALELIQAWSGARGRGPWQLVIVGPVERGYEEQLRRAIEMSGCADNIHLTGPAYGDARSAAYAASDAFILPSLSEGLPMAALEAFSHSLPALLTQHCNLPESFDAGAALRIGTDPSAITVGLTRLFSLKDAELAAMGQHAGRLASQRFDWGVVAEQFVKLYRELD from the coding sequence ATGACCGAAGTTCTGCACACCGGGTTGCGCGTGGCCTGCAACACCAACCGCCAACTGCGCGTCGCGATGCTGGTGGGCAGCGTGTCGGTCAACGGGGGTGGCGTCAGCGAGGCAGTCCTGTCGCTGACCAAGGCTTTGCAGGCGCGGCGGGGCGTATCCGTGGACATCCTCAGCATCGAGGACGATCCCGCAATCCTGCGCGAGGCGGGCGATCTGCGCTTGAAGCTTTCCAGGCGGGTAGGCCCGGCAGCGTTCGGTTATGCGCCCGGCCTCGTCGGCGAGCTCGTCCGGGGCGATTTCGACGTCGTCCACGTGCACGGTCTGTGGATGTACATCTCGGTCGCGGCGATGCGTTGGGCGCAGAGAACCGGCAGGCCCTATATCGTCAGCCCGCATGGCATGCTCGATCCGTGGGCGCTCAAGAACAGCGCCGCCAAGAAATGGGTCGCGCGAAAGCTTTTCGAGGACGCGCATCTTCGCGGGGCCGCGCGCATCCATGCGCTGTGCGCCGAGGAGGCGAGGGCGATGCGCAGCGCCGGGCTGACCGGACGCCTTGCGATCGTGCCCAACGGCGTCGGCCGGCCTGTCGACCATGTGGAGCAGCCTGCCTGGCGCACGCGGATGCGACGAAATGCAAAGGTGCTCCTGTTCCTCGGCCGCGTCACCCCGAAAAAACAGGCACTGGAACTCATCCAGGCCTGGTCGGGTGCGCGCGGGCGCGGCCCATGGCAACTCGTGATCGTCGGGCCGGTCGAGCGCGGTTATGAGGAGCAGTTGCGTCGGGCGATCGAGATGTCTGGTTGTGCTGACAACATTCACCTCACAGGTCCGGCCTATGGCGATGCGCGGAGCGCGGCATATGCGGCTTCGGATGCGTTCATTTTGCCGTCGCTGAGCGAGGGCCTGCCGATGGCGGCGCTGGAGGCATTTTCTCACTCGCTTCCCGCGCTTCTGACACAGCATTGCAATCTGCCGGAGAGTTTCGATGCGGGTGCAGCACTTCGGATCGGGACCGACCCCTCGGCGATCACGGTGGGTTTGACGCGGCTGTTCTCGCTGAAGGATGCGGAACTCGCGGCGATGGGGCAACACGCCGGCCGGCTTGCCTCGCAGCGCTTCGACTGGGGTGTGGTGGCCGAGCAGTTCGTGAAGCTCTATCGGGAACTCGACTGA
- a CDS encoding glycosyltransferase family 4 protein, producing MTDSFVVSQLGARMHYAVPRIFNQAGRLERLYTDICGAKGWPRILELVPNAALPRPLRRLSGRIPHGIPPEKLTCFEGIGINATVKRMMVPTRAQDTRVSLEAAKQFSRAVIASGFGSATGFYGIAGECLDQLREARRRGLRTVVEQIVAPRSILDRLVTEEADKHRGWEPPVGDDPLASMLIENEHAEWASADVIVCPSQFVRDGVAAAGGPSERCVVVPYGVDARGPSGGGRIRAPGPLRVLTVGALGLRKGTPYVAAAAETLGDRAEFRMVGPIAISDGRRREIEAFVQLTGPVPRSEIAAHYAWADVFLLPSVCEGSATVVYEALAAGVPVVTTENAGSVVRHGIDGFIVPLGDVEAICDYLNDLAGDDALLHAMSAQALQQAARHTVAFYGERLLAAIDRPETGMLPQAGVIAA from the coding sequence ATGACAGACAGTTTCGTCGTGAGCCAACTCGGCGCGCGGATGCATTATGCCGTGCCGCGCATCTTCAACCAGGCGGGCCGCCTCGAGCGGCTCTACACCGACATATGCGGCGCGAAGGGCTGGCCGCGCATTCTGGAATTGGTACCGAATGCCGCCTTGCCGCGCCCGCTTCGGCGGCTGTCGGGACGCATCCCGCACGGCATCCCGCCCGAGAAGCTGACCTGCTTCGAGGGGATCGGCATCAACGCCACGGTGAAGCGCATGATGGTGCCGACGCGCGCGCAGGACACCCGCGTTTCGCTGGAGGCTGCGAAGCAGTTTTCGCGCGCGGTCATCGCCAGCGGCTTCGGCTCCGCGACCGGCTTCTACGGCATTGCGGGCGAATGCCTCGATCAACTGCGCGAAGCGCGGCGTCGCGGCCTGCGCACCGTCGTCGAGCAGATCGTCGCGCCGCGCTCGATCCTCGACAGGCTCGTCACCGAGGAGGCCGACAAGCATCGCGGATGGGAACCGCCGGTCGGTGACGATCCGCTTGCCTCGATGTTGATCGAAAACGAACACGCGGAGTGGGCGTCCGCAGACGTTATCGTCTGTCCGTCGCAATTCGTGCGAGACGGTGTTGCGGCTGCCGGAGGACCTTCCGAGCGCTGCGTCGTGGTTCCGTATGGCGTCGACGCGAGGGGGCCATCGGGAGGCGGACGCATCCGTGCGCCGGGGCCGCTTCGTGTGTTGACGGTCGGCGCGCTCGGCCTGCGCAAGGGCACGCCCTATGTGGCCGCGGCTGCAGAAACGCTCGGCGACCGCGCGGAGTTCAGGATGGTCGGGCCGATCGCGATTTCGGATGGCAGACGGCGCGAGATCGAGGCGTTCGTCCAACTGACCGGACCCGTCCCGCGATCCGAGATCGCGGCGCACTATGCCTGGGCGGACGTGTTCCTGTTGCCGTCCGTATGCGAGGGATCGGCGACGGTCGTCTACGAGGCGCTCGCCGCCGGCGTGCCCGTGGTGACGACCGAGAATGCCGGCAGCGTGGTGCGGCACGGCATTGACGGGTTCATCGTTCCGCTCGGCGACGTCGAGGCGATCTGCGATTATCTGAACGATCTGGCTGGCGACGACGCGCTTCTCCACGCGATGTCGGCGCAGGCGTTGCAGCAGGCGGCACGGCACACCGTCGCGTTCTACGGGGAGCGGCTGCTTGCCGCGATCGATCGGCCGGAGACAGGGATGTTGCCGCAAGCCGGGGTCATCGCGGCATGA
- a CDS encoding glycosyltransferase family 4 protein, which translates to MKIVLANRYFYPDQSATSRMVSSLAFSLARQGFQVTALASRHYHNKGDEILPQQETINGVSVHRLATTGFGRKRLIGRMLDYASFHVRAAAWWLKNTRRDDICVLCTDPPFLSATASLPLALRGAHPVNWVMDLFPETALELGVVPDVWPIRPIAVGIRNWSHRRASLTICPTSSMARFLARQGTGAERIAVVNHWSDGDEIHPVAREDNPLRREWGLNDVFVVGYSGNFGRAHEFDTLLAAAERLREEDDVRFLLIGDGQRRAAVEAEVKRRQLTNVLFKPFQPSAVLSESLGASDVHLVSLLPSLEHCIVPSKFYGVLAAGRPTLFVGATDGEVAMAVRSHACGEAVVPGDVDGLVTAILRLSSDTALRMSMGANARRLMESGYARQIGVAAWLSAISPLIPARAPSAAIAIGDKVTT; encoded by the coding sequence ATGAAGATCGTTCTGGCGAATCGGTATTTCTATCCTGACCAGTCGGCGACGAGCAGGATGGTTTCCAGCCTGGCATTCTCCCTTGCCAGACAGGGCTTCCAGGTGACGGCTCTGGCCAGCCGTCACTACCACAACAAGGGAGACGAAATCCTGCCGCAACAGGAGACGATCAACGGCGTCTCGGTGCACCGTCTCGCTACGACAGGGTTCGGGCGCAAGCGGCTCATCGGCCGCATGCTCGACTATGCCTCGTTCCATGTGCGCGCTGCGGCGTGGTGGCTGAAGAACACGCGGCGCGACGACATCTGCGTGCTGTGCACCGATCCGCCCTTCCTGTCGGCGACGGCTTCCCTGCCGCTGGCGTTGCGCGGCGCGCATCCGGTCAACTGGGTGATGGATCTCTTTCCCGAAACCGCGCTCGAACTGGGCGTCGTGCCCGATGTGTGGCCGATCCGGCCCATCGCCGTGGGCATCCGCAACTGGTCGCATCGCAGGGCGTCGCTGACGATCTGCCCGACATCCTCGATGGCCCGCTTTCTGGCACGTCAGGGAACAGGTGCGGAGCGGATTGCCGTGGTCAATCACTGGTCGGACGGCGATGAAATCCATCCTGTCGCACGCGAGGACAATCCGCTGCGCCGCGAATGGGGGCTGAACGATGTCTTCGTCGTCGGCTATTCGGGTAATTTCGGACGGGCGCACGAGTTCGATACGCTGCTTGCCGCGGCGGAGCGGCTTCGCGAGGAAGACGATGTGCGCTTCCTGCTGATCGGCGACGGGCAGCGGCGGGCGGCGGTCGAGGCGGAGGTCAAGCGACGGCAACTGACCAACGTGCTCTTCAAGCCGTTCCAGCCGAGCGCGGTGCTGTCCGAAAGCCTTGGCGCCTCCGACGTCCACCTCGTTTCCCTCCTGCCTTCGCTCGAGCACTGCATCGTGCCGAGCAAGTTTTATGGCGTGCTCGCCGCAGGCCGCCCGACGCTCTTCGTCGGTGCGACGGATGGCGAGGTCGCCATGGCGGTGCGCAGCCATGCATGCGGCGAGGCCGTCGTGCCGGGAGACGTGGACGGTCTGGTGACCGCGATCCTGCGCCTGTCCTCCGACACGGCCCTGCGCATGTCGATGGGCGCGAATGCGCGCAGGCTGATGGAGAGCGGCTATGCGCGGCAGATCGGCGTCGCGGCGTGGCTTTCGGCCATCTCGCCGCTCATTCCAGCGAGAGCGCCATCCGCGGCAATCGCGATCGGTGACAAGGTCACGACATGA